A section of the Triticum dicoccoides isolate Atlit2015 ecotype Zavitan chromosome 7A, WEW_v2.0, whole genome shotgun sequence genome encodes:
- the LOC119330571 gene encoding uncharacterized protein LOC119330571 has protein sequence MGCISSKVLSRSGSLRGKAGQGLQRSSLVEEIILSNSKRNGDQFLALLRTSSSAARTSKVDAAEQIETINVSDLLAGLEEENAPEGAEERGDDRKPDGGKASSPRCAYDGAAGRAVSFRTLEEFDALVSRCGSPVKAEPAPAPAPEPDASVEPPPQSSSTEQDAIATASSGPELGEAPGGAKRRARARQLGELSATPGFDFSKSGSLRDWLLGGGQMFSPGSYVTPKFGSVATAPPESAEHAERAVFDPELVAQLEEAMEELSVDEERVLREVLEVIEAGETQRLERRHAQEPEVLAVIVHD, from the coding sequence ATGGGGTGCATCTCCTCCAAGGTGCTGAGCAGGTCGGGGAGCCTGCGGGGGAAGGCCGGCCAGGGGCTCCAGAGGAGCAGCCTGGTCGAGGAGATCATCCTCTCCAACTCCAAGAGGAACGGCGACCAGTTCCTCGCCCTCCTCCGCACCTCCAGCTCCGCCGCCAGGACGAGCAAGGTCGACGCCGCCGAGCAGATCGAGACGATCAACGTGTCTGACCTTCTCGCCGGGCTGGAGGAGGAGAACGCACCGGAAGGCGCCGAGGAGCGGGGCGATGATCGGAAACCAGACGGCGGCAAAGCTTCGTCGCCTCGGTGCGCATACGATGGCGCCGCCGGAAGGGCGGTCAGCTTCCGCACCCTGGAGGAGTTCGACGCGCTGGTGTCGCGGTGCGGCTCGCCGGTGAAAGCGGAGCctgcaccagcaccagcacctGAGCCAGACGCGTCCGTGGAGCCGCCGCCGCAGAGCAGCTCCACGGAGCAAGACGCGATAGCCACAGCGAGCAGCGGTCCGGAACTAGGGGAGGCGcccggcggcgcgaagaggcgggcGAGGGCGAGGCAGCTCGGCGAGCTGAGCGCGACGCCGGGCTTCGACTTCAGCAAGTCCGGCAGCCTGAGGGACTGGCTGCTCGGCGGCGGGCAGATGTTCTCGCCGGGCTCCTACGTCACGCCCAAGTTCGGCAGCGTGGCGACGGCACCGCCCGAGTCCGCAGAGCACGCGGAGCGCGCGGTGTTTGATCCGGAgctggtggcgcagctggaggaggccatggaggagcTCTCGGTGGACGAGGAGCGCGTGCTGAGGGAGGTCTTGGAGGTAATCGAAGCCGGAGAAACACAGAGGTTGGAGAGGCGACATGCCCAGGAGCCGGAAGTGTTGGCGGTGATTGTGCATGATTAG